In Thermoplasmata archaeon, the sequence GCGTGACGTCGAAGACGGCAAGGATGCCCTTCGCGCCGTGGAAGTAGGCCTCCTTGAAGAGCTGCAGGAACGTGCGCTTGCCCATGATGTCCAGGATCACCATGTCCACGACCACGGGCCGTCCCTCCAAGGTCCCCAGGCGGACGGTCTTCTTCGACACGACGGCTCCGAGCGTCCGGATGTACGATTCGTCGAAGGCCCCGGACACGAATCGGTGGATCAGGCTCGTCTTCCCAACGGCCTCCTCGCCGACCATGCAGATCTTGAACTTGTACGTCTTCGACGCCGATTCCATCCTCGGTCTCCTGGGCCGTTCTCCGGTCTGATACCAGGGTTGGGCTTATAACGCCTTGGCCCTCATTCTCACGCCTGCGAAGCCACGGGTTCGAAACCCTCGATATCGAGGATCGTCCCCGTTCGGGCGTCCTTGGGCTTGAGCCGCGCGCGGACCGCGAGGCCGACCTTCGCCTTCTCGGGGACGACGAGCAGGCGGTGGATGAGACCGCCTTCCTGGATGCCCTTGAACGTGACGAACGCGTACGCCTGAGGGTTCGGAAGCGGTCCGCCGCGGCGGTCCACCTTCGCGACGGTCACCGCGGCGACGCGGCCCTCGGCGGGGACGTCGACGAACTCCGTGAGCTCCGTGAAGCAACCCTCGCAGAACATCCGCGGCGGGAGCTGGTTCACCTTGCACACGGGGCAGTGGACCGCGAGGATCCGACCCTCGTCGCGAAGCGCTTTGAAGAAGACCTCGCCCGCGATCCCGCTCGTGTAGATGTAGTCCACGGACATGTCCACGCCGACGTGGCGGAGGCGCTTCACGTCCGTGGTCCGTTCCAGGAACGTCATGCCTCTCCCTCCTTGAGGGGGCGGAAGTAGCGGATGTCGAGCACGCTCCCCTTGCGCTCCTCGGGCGGCTTCCAGACCGCCTTCACGCGCAGGCCGATGCGGATCTCGTCCTTGGTCATCTCCCGGA encodes:
- a CDS encoding nucleic acid-binding protein, whose protein sequence is MTFLERTTDVKRLRHVGVDMSVDYIYTSGIAGEVFFKALRDEGRILAVHCPVCKVNQLPPRMFCEGCFTELTEFVDVPAEGRVAAVTVAKVDRRGGPLPNPQAYAFVTFKGIQEGGLIHRLLVVPEKAKVGLAVRARLKPKDARTGTILDIEGFEPVASQA